The sequence TTAGTCTATTACAGGTCTAAATATTTTGCATGTTTATCTTGAAGTGCATTTTTTATAAAACCTGATAGTTGATAAGAGGTGTTTTTACATTCTTCTACATACTGATGTGGACATTTGAGATCAACACTTTACAAAAACTTCAAGCTAATAAAGATATGAGTCACATTCGTAGAACTCACacattagtaaaaataaaataaaataaaaaagtaaagaagaaTATTGTTTACAGTTCAGGATGTGTTGGGAGTTGAAAACTATTTAGTCATCACCCTAATGCTGCTATCAAATGGTCACATACTTATTTTAATGGGTTAACATTTGTGTATCAAGGACAATCAGGAACATGTTTaccatgttttgtgtttatgcCAGATTTCAAATTTATGATCTGTGAGTTTTGCTTTCATGTGTTGCAGTATTGGCACAAAGGATGTTTCAGCTGCGAGGTCTGCAAAATGACTCTAAACATGAAGAACTACAAAGGCTTCGACAAGAAACCCTATTGCAGCCAGTAAGCTCTCACCACTTTCTGCCTGTCCTTGTGTCTCCTGAGGGTGTGTGCTCAATCTGTCTTTCCTCTCTGAAATGCAGGCAGAACAATTCTAGCAAAGGATCACATTTATCTTTCATTTTGTATCTCCTGTGTTTGAACATCTGTATGGccgatgatctgtgtgtgtgcacatgtgagtgtgttgaCAGGTTACACATAGACAAATGCAAGAGCCTTGAGTTTCAGTGTTCTGAACATGATTCTCACATTAGGGTAGATGCGTGGGAGATTGAAGATTTGCATATTTTGTCACTAATCAACAATCCAGAGTTTCTAGGTGCCATTAAGTCCTGTAAGCAAAGCAAAATTTTGAATaacatgcaaatacacacacatctcagttCACTCAGCGATAAACATGTGGTCTTCTGTTTTGTCGGCGCTCGGTTATCTTTTCATTGAACACTCCTCATTGAACAGATGTCAGGTTTCTTTTGCACATTCACATCAAACCAAAgtgattatttttatctgttaCACCCTTGAGTTATATATAAGCCCTTTGTAAATAGGATGTTTGACCACAGCATCTGAACGCTACTTTTACATGGAAGTGTTAAAATAAGTTCAAGGTTCGTTCGACAACTGCCAGTCTCACTTCTGCACAGACCTGCATAATAATCTTTTTGCTGTCTTTGTGTCCAGTTACTTTTTCATGGCTTTATGGGTATCATGCTACATTCAGCTCATGAATATTCTATGCTTACGAGGAAAGGATACAGTTAGTGTATTCACAGGTTAGTGTATCCAGCTGTAGAGTTACCAACATCAACAACGCTCACTTTCTACAGTGATAGTTGAGCCATCTGACCCTTCACAATTCTGTTATTCAACTAAAGCAGCAGTCAGACCAAATATGAGTCAAATTTGTCCGGCAGAAATGGCAATTCATCGACAGGGAAAGAATGTGTGATAAAATACACATCTGCAGTTTCTTTTGCATTGTGCCAAATTTGCCAAGGAATTTTTGAAAGCAAAAAGGTGAGTATTTTGCATTTGTGCATTGATTAGCAAGCgatttaatattaaaagtgCAATGTAAAATGGAGTTTGTTGCCATGAAATAATTTTTCACAAGGTTTTTTATTctaaagatatatttaaatgtattatcttGTTAGTGATCCTGGTACCTAGGCACATTTATTATACTCTATACAGGAGAATGAGACATCCTGTACTATAACACATTGCCTCTTTTTTGAGGTGTTTGAACACTATTCATTCCTCATAGCTTAAAGTTAAACCAGTAGATTGGGGCCTTAATCCATGATTCTAGACAAATCCACTTTGACTCAGAATCGTCTGAGTCAAGTGGCTTTTATTTGTTCACCATCTTAAAGATAGAGACAGATGACATTCTTCATTTCAATCCAAGGAGCAGCAGGCTTTTTTTAGACAGGTTTAATCTGACCTCATTTATATCTGATCCAGTTTAGATTCAGGctattttttcatttcaatgtTTTGACACTATTTTTGACGAAATAGTCGAGACAACGCACAGAGAGAATTTTATTTCGGAATTGGCACGTTTGTTTGTCTCCACATACAAGAAAGGGGCCTTATGTGCAAGCTTGTATCCTCCTCCCTCCTGTTGCCTATGTGTCATTTTTCTAGAACCCAGCCTATTTGCCTTTGGCCTGAAACTGTTGCTTAGAGCTGTGCAACTCTGACCCTGAATGCATTTTCCGCATCCCTACTATTTGATTTAACCTGAGTTGAATGGTTCGTGAATGAGGGCTTTGTGCTTGTGTAGTTTGTTTACCAATCCACATTTGCTTAACCCAAGGTGGTGGAAGTGGCTATGAGGTCAGACCAGGACAAAACAGGAACATGTTCACAAtggaaatgtaaaaacaaaaatataaaaattattttttttattttctatataaatattacatatagGATTATTAACAAATGTATTATATTCTTTGTATATTGTGATACCTTTTGTAGTACACAAACTTTTATTTGTTCTactatacataaataaatattacatataaaatatgttataatattaatattttatatgtaatagATATATACCAGCCCATTAAATGAAAAGCAGCTACACAACACATTATGATGAAGTTTATAGAATTGAATGTTTGCAGAAATTACTGCATGCTTGCTTTCCTCTCTCATGCAAATATGTGGGATTCATTTGGGAACCGAGACCAAACTCCTCCTCCCAGCTGGACACTAAGACAAGAATGCTACTAAACGCAGTCCAAGAATACAGTCACTCCTACAGGTCTCAACTGGGAGCTGTGAAACTCACTTAAAGGGAAACAGTGTTGTTTTATGAGGCACTGATGACTGAATAAGTTTTGACCAGATATTTTTGCCACAAGGTACACTGAGTAAGCGCCAACTTCAAATAAGCTTGACTGAATATAAAGGCTCAGGGATTTTATCCTTTTTGCATTTGGTGAATGTGAGTTCATCCATGAGGGTCTGAATGGTGTCAGGCAGTACAACGATTATATTCACCCTTTTCCCCCAAATTCCAGGGAAGAAGGATATGCAGAATGCAAAGACTGACATGTCCAAGCGGGTCTTTAGCTTCAGGGTTAAGGcaaaacactcaaacacatttttattcatgttgcCTCTGCTGTCTTCATGTTGTCTTGCCATTCCTTTTTCTATGGCCTTGTCTTTTTAGTTAGATTTGTAGTAAAGAGCATGTACTTCATTCAGAAAAATACTTTCTCACTCCTACTTGAAAATCattacactttttcttttttaaggcACTACCCCAAGACAAGCTTTACCAGCGTGGCCGACACCCCAGAAAACATCCGACTTAAGCAGCAGAGCAAGATGCAAAGTCAGGTACAAAAACCTTGGTGCTCATTCTCTTTTACCTCTGTCACCCTTCTTGCTGTTTCATCCCAACTTTTTTGTCTACATCCTGACTTCCCTTTTGATTCcctttctgtaaatctgtaatcAGTTGTATTTGAATGGGTATTTAAATCTGATATAGTGTTTGATCAGTTTTaagttctttcttcttctctgatTCTTTCTCATCATCCTCTCCTGCTGTCATGACAATTGGATCCCCTTGGCAACAGTCTACAACAGACGGACTCTCCATACCACCCAAAATACAGGCTATTGAAATTCCCCATCCTCCTCTTGCCCcctgcttacacacactccacctgatGCCTGTAACAGGCAGAGACTGACCTTTCCAGATAGTACAGTAAGGTCTGTGTATATTATTGGCCTTCCGTGCTGAGCCGGTTAATAAGTGAaaaatgctaaatgctgtaGTGATTACAATAAGCAATGAATAACATGCATAAGATATGTAAGCGACCCAAGCATAGAAGGTTTTGTATCCTTTGATTTTCATATGAGGTCACACTCCCCATGTAGATGGTATAAGCACCATCTGCTCTTGTTCTGTGCCATGTTCATTCTATTTGCCCTTCTTTTCCCCAGGCTTTTCTCTCACCCACCCCACCcttctttttcctgtttcctAATGacctttctctgtttctttgtgCCTTGCCCTATCCAAAAATGAATAGACACATTTTAACATTTCCTTCAATTTAAAAGGAACCCCCCCTTAACCGTAAGGCCTATTTTATGTGCTGTTAATAGAGAGTGACTTTCAGACCTGGGAATTTGTAAGTATTCTGAGTGCCATTATTTTGTCTCAATTATATGGATTGAGGACAGAAAAATTAACACTGGAAATCCAGACTAGATTAAAAAGCAGACACgtttttaagtgtgtgtatgcgatAATGTGTCTGATAATCTACACTGCTGCTACTCTTGGATATTGGGTTGTTGTGTTCATAGCAGGATGTTTGAGAATCTAGTGCATGGACGCTTTTCTCCTGGGACTTATACAGAATGTTGAAGACTGCTGCCTTGATTTCGTCGTTCCACGGACTTACAGTAAGAATCCTTTACAGCCAAAACTGTAAAAATCTTTGTCAAAATACTCAGTTTTTTACAGTTTTGGCTCTTATATTGGTGGAACGGCAAAATCAAGGCAGCTGTCTTCAACATTTGTCTGTTTAATCTAGTCTGGATTTCCTGTGTTCCTTTTTCTGTCCTTAATCCATATAGTTGAGACAAAATAATGGCGCTCAGAATGCTTACAAATTCCCAGGTCTGAAAGTCTGAAATCACTCTCTATTTCAAGTTGTGAGGAATAAGACACAACGTGCATGCATAGACTTGATGCATAAAAGAAAATGATCCACAATGGCAGATATCTACAGCTGTGTGATGGTGACAGCATAGCTCAAACTGACAACGGTTgcgaaacattttttttttttaattttttttttacatgattattATTGCATCATTTATAGCTGTGACATTATTTCCTCAGGAAGCGTTCCTGTTATAGCTTTtattatagctgctataaccaGGCTAAAAAGCTCTCTCTCTACGAACTGACATTACAATGCACTGACACTGCCGACTCTTTCCACAAATGTAACTTTTTCATATAGATCAACCATTATAAATTTGCAAATTATGCTTACAGTTGGTCTTATATTTTGTTAATGTCATGCAAGTCTTTGTGAATGTGGTATTACAAGAAACAACAGGTTACAATCAACACATTACTATTATCTTCAGGTCAATCAAATTGAAGAATTCAACAGGGCTAACTGTGGATTAGTGCAATTAGTTGGCCCTACTTAagagaacacaaaacaaaaaagtgacaaaagGGCAACCTTGAAAGAAACTCAGATTTTTTGCATAGACGATTGAGCAACGACGCAAGCCCTTAAAAGCACAATAACACTCTGATGGTTGGTACTGTTGCAGTGAATGCATAACACTCATTGCAGTGGCATTACTCATCATTTTTGGCATAGTTGTGTGGCAGAGGGggtctttcattctctctctctctatttaggGGCTTTGTTTACAGGCTGTGGGAGTGCAGCAGGCCCTCTGGGTCGGCACGCTTGGACGCTTTATGGGGAATTTCCGGGACGATGGAGAAGTAAAGAGAGGGGGGATGGGGATGTTGATCTGTAGAATGTCAACCTTGtgatttgtatgtgtgttacagatCAGTCaagaatgtatgtgtgttggtgtgcaATGGGCTGTTTCGATATGGGTCATGCTGTGTAGTGAAGCTTGACCTGTTTGGTGATAGGTACCTTTGTTTGTGGCTGTACTTAATTGTTGGTTAGACATTCTCCATAGCACACTGCACttcctgcacttttttttagcaaatgCCCACCACAGTGAAGGTTAATCATTACACAGACAGCCCACAGCAACTGAACTAGGCTACCTGTTGTTATAAATAATTGATCTGTGAGAAACATCGGTGAGGTACTTTTTGTTGGGggctggcaaaaaaaaagcttggtCACAAGCATGCTGCCAGAGTCGCTCAATCCACTTGCAGTGAAAATCACTCTGAGAGCAGCAGCAGAACAGCGCTCTATTAAGAGAGTCTGGAGATTACCTAGTGTTTATATAGCAGTAAACTACAGCTGATCTGAAAACACCAAGTCTGAGTTTACCAGCTTTCATGCTGCAGTAAAGGCCAAAGCAGACAATGTCACTTTTGTTTGCTATTACACTGCCTTTTATAAGTGAAGTGTGAAAGGTGAAACTATAAATTATACAGACGCTGTTGCTTCTGTATTTTCCTTCTGTTGAGCTGGGTGAAGGGGTATCGTCTTCATTTCAAGCTGTTTTGTCTATCAGTAAATCAGTATTTTAGTGTTTTCTACCTGCCTACAATTTACAATGTGTTCAGTGCTTTATGGGGACTTAACTTCTCATATTCAAAATACTTGACAATGTTATGACAGTGGGATGTTATCATAATAATAAGACAAATTTTTAAGTACTGAAGTTTCACTATAGGCATCATTTTTCAGATATAGTAATACATTATAAACCTCAGAGGCTGTAATTCAAGGGTGTGTGCATGGGTTTGTGCTTGCATGCATGCACTTGGGCAGCGTTGAGGCAAGTGAAAGAGGGCGTGTATATGTCAGAGGCACATTTATCACGGCAAGAACCACAACATTTAATGTAACCCATGCATCATTGTTCATAGTTTGACCTTTCAAAACTGTGTCCGTTGTCTGAAATGCAGCCTGAAATGAACTACTAGTTGAATTGTGCAGTTCATCTATGTACTAGGTGTGCAATGCAGTGTATTTACTgtcaaaatgaataattttgtCTGCTTACTCGCCTCTTGTCCCATGTAGGTGCTCTATAAAGAGGACTTTGAGAAGAACAAAGGGAAAGGCTTCAGTGTGGTGACTGACACACCAGAGTTGCAGAGACTCAAGAAAACGCAGGACCAGATCAGCAACGTAAGCTGCCAAACTTGCAAGAAGCTATAATATCACCTTATATGCGACAGAAGGATTTTCACACCGTTGAggaatttttttcttaacatGTTACTGAAGAGTGCAACACATGCTGCAGCACGTTTCACTCTGCTTCAGACTCCTCCCTTCCCTTCTTGTCCTGAGCTCCACTTCCTATCTTTCCCATCTGTCTACAAGTTGTTTCCCAGCTTTTTTGTTCTTCAGTTCGAGACTCAAAATTTCTCATATTTATTCTGCCTCCACCCAACTTCCTCTCTAAATTGTTTGTCATTATCCACTGCTACCTGCCTTTCATTCTTTTTACCACCTTAATGATCTTGTGTTAAGGCTCGTTTCCAAGCAATACTAAAATCACTTGGCCATTGTTGAGGTGtcatttccttttcctgttccctgttcagCTTTTCTTAGACTAGCCCTAAGTGGCTACACTGTGGAACACACTGACATCTTGTGTTTGAAGTTCACTGTAATGTaacacagcactgtgtgtgtgtgtttgtttgtcataTGTCATGCATTAGATCAAGTATCATGAGGATTTTGAAAAGACTCGAATGGGAGGTGAAGCCCTGCCTCCTGAGAGCAATGCTAATCGAGGTACTAATCAGTACATGGCCGCTGTTCTCCCTTTTTATTTCCCATTTCTCTTGTCACAATGATTGTTCATACTCAGCATTAATCCGATACCTGTGCacacttcctttctttttctaacCTAGCCTACCAACCTACCAGCCCCACCAACCCTGCAACCCCGCAGAACTACAACTACGAGCCCCAGCCAGCTCGCTCTGCCGCAGCTCCACCACCTCCTAGTGGCGGGGTGAGGAATTGCACCACATCAAGTTCAATTCTACATGTTAACACACTGCAAGATCTCTgccaaaaacatttttattatttggttAACTGTGCTATAGTGAGTTTTgtattcattcagtcatttattcattaattcatcttcagtgtgcaatttatcctgatcagggaCACAGTAGAGCCAAAGCCAGTCCTAGAACCACTGGTGTAGAGATAGGAACAAACACATGATGGGTCATCAGTCCATTGCAGGGCACCATGTGTACACACATTCATcgactctgtgtgtgacattatACAGATAGGGTCAAATTTGTTAACAGggcattacattttatttttttacaaagaaaataGACTAAAAATAATCATTGGATGAAAGTTGAAACAGATGAAAGCATTGCATTCCAGCTCAGATTGTAACACTGAGAAATATATTCAAAAGAACTgcttaaagatgccctgccacacgtatttcattacttttgtggtaatgtctgaagtttaccatggagactgtaacattttttgtggaaaaaatgccttggataccttgtttcaagccattctagtgtggtatagaaagcctgcaggaagactcagctcaATTTGcaccagttctcattaatattcaatgagctatgctgcttggctccgattggctaaccgcttggatatgagagcatgactattcattcaccctaAGTAGCCTAGGATAGGGGAATTggggcagaatggcttcttcaggtatattgatGATCAgacatccttgctgtataggaaact is a genomic window of Tachysurus fulvidraco isolate hzauxx_2018 chromosome 8, HZAU_PFXX_2.0, whole genome shotgun sequence containing:
- the LOC113662629 gene encoding LIM and SH3 domain protein 1-like codes for the protein MNPLCSRCNKVVYPTEKVNCLDKYWHKGCFSCEVCKMTLNMKNYKGFDKKPYCSQHYPKTSFTSVADTPENIRLKQQSKMQSQVLYKEDFEKNKGKGFSVVTDTPELQRLKKTQDQISNIKYHEDFEKTRMGGEALPPESNANRAYQPTSPTNPATPQNYNYEPQPARSAAAPPPPSGGKRYRAIYDYAAADEDEVSFADGDVIVDVQQIDEGWMFGRVERTGKQGMLPANYVEAI